A single genomic interval of Cellvibrio sp. PSBB023 harbors:
- a CDS encoding sensor histidine kinase KdpD, with product MNNEQTQRHQQADALLKTVQQQGGGQLKIFLGAAPGVGKTCAMLNAAKELQQQGTAVCVGLVETHGRAETEALLQGCTILPRKTIHYQNQQLTEFDVDAALALRPNIILVDELAHTNAPGSRHKRRYQDIAELLKAGIHVYTTLNVQHIESLNDVVLQITGVRVQETVPDSFIDQAHEIVFIDLPPQNLIERLQQGKVYVEEYARSALEGFFSPANLTALRELAMKIVIEHVDDSLKTRLDSRGGQQHLVINDKLLVLISNRSTHDYLIRIGRRLAEKRGMSWLVVWVDTGQVQLQQDKARLQSAMTLAQELGARTEILRGPSTWQTIIPFIREERINTVLVGSGTRKWRWRKPLYQRLINSGLGLEVSVYRDPDQHSRVNHFIQPAETFLSDLRGYLLSTLGVALASMIAVLSKNLLDPNNLVLIYVVAVIISGLRFGAAPAVFSAIFSFFSFNFFLTEPLHTLTVNNQEDISRLVFLVIIGLVCGPAASRIRRQFLLLAESNRYSESLQRLAEQFAVADDQNVLWQALTKELNSALLAETHIVQFNSDNSYDIFPARGERFSGVDMAAIEWTRKQAAPSGRFSDTLSKSSWSCFPIAKNNKTIAVMLVRLHAEKYGFTTYDMDIINAMTQQAANAWQRIHLTKDLESARVKAEIEQLRSALLSSVSHDLRSPLSAMIGAADSLRLLDQQLSSEDRSELIDTILQESRRLDRYIQNLLDMTRLGHGTLKIERDWVSASDIIGSALARLKRYSPDALVDFQVNGAPPLLYVHAALIEQALFNILENAAKFTPPGEKITIILEQQQNTCTITIDDKGPGIPEALREKIFDMFYVVSDGDHKKNNTGIGLAICKGMIAAHGGSVTAQEGAQKTGTRFLVEIPLPLNQP from the coding sequence ATGAACAATGAACAAACACAGCGTCACCAACAAGCCGATGCGCTGCTAAAAACCGTGCAGCAGCAAGGTGGCGGGCAGTTGAAAATATTTTTAGGCGCGGCGCCCGGCGTAGGTAAAACCTGCGCCATGCTCAATGCAGCGAAGGAACTGCAGCAACAGGGAACGGCCGTGTGTGTCGGCTTGGTGGAGACGCACGGGCGCGCTGAAACCGAAGCGCTATTGCAAGGCTGTACAATATTGCCGCGCAAAACCATTCACTACCAAAACCAACAGCTCACGGAATTTGATGTAGATGCGGCGCTCGCGCTGCGCCCCAACATTATTCTGGTAGATGAACTCGCGCATACGAATGCCCCCGGCAGCCGCCATAAAAGGCGCTATCAGGATATTGCGGAATTACTCAAAGCAGGCATCCATGTTTACACCACTCTTAATGTGCAGCACATCGAAAGCCTGAATGATGTGGTGCTGCAAATTACTGGCGTGCGCGTGCAGGAAACCGTACCCGATTCATTTATCGATCAAGCCCATGAAATTGTATTTATTGACTTACCCCCGCAAAACTTGATCGAGCGTTTACAGCAAGGAAAAGTCTATGTAGAAGAATATGCTCGCTCCGCGCTGGAAGGTTTTTTTTCACCTGCCAATTTAACGGCACTGCGCGAATTGGCGATGAAAATTGTCATCGAACATGTGGATGACTCACTCAAAACCAGGCTGGATTCACGCGGCGGACAACAACATCTCGTTATTAACGATAAGTTGTTGGTGTTAATTTCAAACCGTAGTACGCACGACTATTTAATTCGTATCGGGCGTCGCCTGGCAGAAAAACGCGGTATGAGTTGGTTGGTAGTATGGGTGGATACTGGCCAGGTACAACTGCAACAAGACAAAGCACGCCTGCAATCTGCCATGACTCTGGCACAGGAGTTAGGCGCGCGCACTGAAATCCTGCGCGGCCCCAGCACCTGGCAAACCATAATCCCGTTTATTCGAGAAGAACGCATCAACACCGTTTTGGTAGGCTCGGGCACACGCAAGTGGCGCTGGCGAAAACCACTTTATCAACGGTTGATTAACAGTGGTTTAGGTTTAGAGGTGAGCGTTTATCGCGATCCCGATCAGCACAGCCGCGTTAATCATTTTATTCAACCTGCCGAAACATTCTTATCTGATCTGCGCGGATATTTACTCAGCACTCTTGGCGTAGCACTCGCCAGCATGATTGCTGTGCTATCAAAAAACCTGTTAGATCCGAATAATCTGGTATTAATTTATGTAGTTGCGGTGATTATTAGCGGCCTGCGTTTTGGCGCCGCGCCAGCAGTATTCTCGGCTATCTTTTCATTCTTCAGTTTTAATTTTTTTCTTACCGAGCCACTTCACACGCTCACGGTAAACAATCAGGAAGATATTTCCCGTCTGGTTTTTTTAGTCATCATTGGTTTGGTCTGTGGCCCAGCGGCTTCACGTATACGCCGTCAATTTTTACTACTGGCGGAATCTAATCGCTATTCCGAGTCACTACAGCGGCTTGCAGAACAATTTGCAGTTGCTGATGACCAGAATGTACTCTGGCAAGCGCTCACCAAAGAACTCAACAGCGCACTTCTGGCAGAAACCCACATAGTGCAGTTCAACAGCGATAATTCTTACGATATTTTTCCCGCTCGCGGTGAAAGATTCAGTGGAGTGGATATGGCGGCGATTGAATGGACGCGTAAACAAGCAGCACCTTCCGGTCGCTTTAGCGATACGCTCAGCAAATCCAGTTGGAGCTGTTTTCCGATTGCGAAAAATAACAAAACCATCGCCGTGATGCTGGTGCGACTACACGCTGAAAAATATGGTTTTACTACCTATGACATGGACATCATCAACGCCATGACGCAACAAGCGGCAAATGCATGGCAACGTATCCACCTCACCAAAGATTTGGAGTCCGCCAGGGTAAAAGCAGAAATTGAACAGTTACGCTCAGCGCTGCTCTCATCTGTCTCGCACGATTTGCGCTCGCCACTCTCCGCTATGATTGGTGCTGCCGACAGCTTGCGATTATTGGATCAACAACTCAGTAGCGAAGATCGCAGTGAATTAATCGACACAATTTTGCAAGAGAGCCGCCGCCTTGATCGCTACATCCAAAATCTTTTGGATATGACTCGCCTCGGTCATGGAACCTTGAAAATTGAGCGCGACTGGGTGTCTGCCAGCGACATTATCGGCAGTGCGCTGGCGCGACTGAAACGCTACAGCCCCGATGCTCTGGTTGATTTTCAGGTAAATGGCGCACCGCCGCTGCTCTATGTGCACGCCGCATTAATAGAACAGGCTTTATTTAATATTTTGGAAAATGCCGCAAAATTTACGCCGCCCGGTGAAAAAATTACCATCATTCTGGAACAACAACAGAACACTTGTACTATCACCATTGACGACAAAGGACCCGGTATTCCTGAGGCCTTGCGCGAGAAAATTTTTGATATGTTTTATGTGGTATCCGATGGTGATCACAAAAAAAATAACACGGGCATAGGCCTCGCCATTTGTAAGGGCATGATTGCGGCACACGGTGGCAGTGTGACTGCACAGGAAGGTGCACAAAAAACCGGCACACGCTTTTTAGTGGAGATTCCGCTACCATTGAATCAACCATAA
- a CDS encoding response regulator: MSAKILVIDDETQIRRMLRIALKSEGYDISEAENGEQGLSSILRLQPDLVVLDLGLPDMDGQTLLRELRSWSTVPVIVLSVRNSDREKVQLLDAGAQDYVTKPFSIEEFLARVRANLRDHIKQQSAQILDDGYLYIDLGKRLVKTDNNPVNLTPKEYAVLSKLAKVPNCVITQTQLLQEIWGPTHQEDSHYLRIIVSHLRQKLGEDPAEPKYIKTEAGVGYRLIFASY, translated from the coding sequence ATGAGCGCAAAAATTCTGGTCATCGACGATGAAACGCAAATCCGGCGCATGCTGCGCATCGCCCTGAAAAGCGAAGGTTACGATATTAGCGAAGCAGAAAATGGTGAGCAGGGACTGTCCAGTATCCTGCGCCTGCAACCGGATTTGGTCGTACTGGATTTAGGCCTTCCCGATATGGATGGACAAACCCTGCTACGCGAATTGCGCAGTTGGTCAACCGTACCAGTGATTGTGCTCTCGGTGCGCAATAGTGATAGAGAAAAAGTGCAGCTGCTCGACGCCGGTGCGCAGGACTATGTGACCAAACCGTTTAGTATTGAAGAATTTCTCGCCCGTGTGCGTGCCAATCTGCGCGATCACATTAAGCAGCAGAGCGCACAGATTCTGGATGACGGCTATTTATATATCGATTTAGGCAAACGTTTGGTCAAAACGGACAACAACCCTGTCAATCTAACGCCCAAAGAGTATGCGGTACTCTCAAAGCTCGCCAAGGTTCCCAACTGCGTGATCACCCAAACGCAATTGTTACAGGAAATTTGGGGGCCAACCCATCAGGAAGATTCCCATTATTTGCGTATAATAGTCAGCCACTTGCGGCAGAAGCTGGGGGAAGACCCGGCAGAACCCAAGTACATCAAAACTGAAGCTGGTGTTGGCTACCGCCTGATTTTTGCCTCCTATTGA
- a CDS encoding FAD:protein FMN transferase: protein MSKITGYAQGTTYNLTFELPADTNVPLSRIEEAVNEELARMDLVLSNYRDDSQIEQFNDQQSTDPVEVDAEMVELVEIARVIHRASNGCYDLTIKPLFDLWGFKNDVFNPPSDDAIAATLANVGLDNLETVDATHLRKKIPNLRIDVSSIGQGYAVERIVKLLEQYGVHNYLVEIGGELKVQGKKINGEAWRIALEKPLPNERKMHKIVSFDSGKPMSLIGSGTYRHFFDDHGKRYSHILDARSGKPVEHNTVSVTILHPDATLGDAWSTAFSCLGSREGLKVANAENLPVLFIDQEGDKFIETESDALKAITGISFKNP, encoded by the coding sequence ATGAGCAAAATCACTGGCTATGCACAAGGCACCACTTATAACCTCACCTTTGAATTGCCCGCCGATACCAATGTCCCCCTCAGCCGCATTGAAGAGGCGGTGAACGAAGAGCTGGCGCGCATGGATCTGGTGTTGTCCAACTATCGCGACGACTCACAAATTGAACAGTTTAATGACCAGCAATCCACCGACCCGGTAGAAGTGGATGCAGAGATGGTAGAACTGGTGGAGATTGCGCGCGTTATACATCGCGCCAGCAATGGCTGTTATGACCTCACCATCAAACCCCTGTTCGATTTGTGGGGCTTTAAGAACGATGTATTCAACCCGCCCAGTGACGATGCTATCGCCGCCACACTCGCCAATGTCGGCCTGGACAATCTGGAAACGGTTGACGCAACACATCTGCGGAAAAAAATTCCCAACCTGCGTATTGATGTCTCCTCTATTGGCCAAGGCTATGCGGTGGAACGCATTGTGAAACTGCTTGAGCAATATGGCGTGCACAATTATTTAGTAGAAATTGGCGGTGAATTAAAAGTTCAAGGTAAAAAAATCAATGGTGAGGCCTGGCGCATCGCGCTGGAAAAACCGCTACCGAATGAGCGCAAAATGCACAAGATTGTCAGCTTCGATTCGGGCAAGCCCATGTCGCTGATCGGTTCAGGCACCTATCGTCATTTTTTTGATGATCATGGCAAACGCTACAGCCATATTCTGGATGCGCGCAGCGGCAAACCCGTTGAGCACAACACTGTATCCGTCACTATTCTTCACCCCGATGCCACTCTGGGTGACGCTTGGTCTACCGCCTTTTCCTGCCTGGGAAGCCGCGAGGGGCTGAAGGTGGCGAATGCAGAAAACCTGCCGGTATTATTTATTGATCAGGAAGGCGATAAATTTATTGAAACCGAATCCGATGCACTAAAAGCAATTACCGGTATTAGCTTTAAAAACCCTTAA
- a CDS encoding DUF2007 domain-containing protein translates to MKLVYTHENRFLVGNAQNILEQAGIRVVWKNEFSSGAIGEISPFDTWPELWVVEDTDYEQAIDILSNAFNTPSAPEWQCAQCNEQNAAAFETCWNCQTEKVGLAQ, encoded by the coding sequence ATGAAACTTGTCTACACCCACGAAAACCGTTTTCTAGTTGGTAATGCGCAGAACATTCTCGAACAAGCCGGAATTCGTGTGGTGTGGAAAAATGAATTCTCCTCGGGCGCCATTGGCGAAATATCGCCCTTTGATACCTGGCCGGAACTATGGGTAGTGGAAGATACCGATTACGAACAAGCTATCGATATTCTGTCCAATGCGTTTAACACACCCAGCGCACCAGAATGGCAATGCGCACAATGCAATGAACAAAACGCCGCTGCTTTTGAGACCTGTTGGAATTGCCAAACGGAGAAAGTGGGGTTGGCGCAATGA
- a CDS encoding endonuclease/exonuclease/phosphatase family protein has protein sequence MKHIILIFLLLAVTASALTTTAFAKNTVTVMSYNIRCGLCEPAENPHNWEKRKYFVAHLIKTHDPDVIGLQEAEIFQVEDLVEMLDDYSWTGVGRNDGKDKGEANAILFRTERFSLQSQQTLWLSQTPLKPSLGWDAAYRRTLTIAKLLDAQSKQLFYALNTHLDNEGETARQEGAQLLLAEIAKIDAASPLVVTGDFNVIATSTTYGIITQTLADAEKISITPAVGGTNTYNGFGENKEPNNKIDFIFVKKSMKVKSHQIDTTIYNNIYPSDHYPIIVTVDTAATPVDSLLIAE, from the coding sequence ATGAAACACATCATCTTAATTTTTCTTCTTCTGGCAGTCACTGCCAGTGCACTAACCACAACAGCATTTGCAAAAAATACTGTGACAGTGATGAGCTACAACATCCGGTGTGGATTATGCGAGCCAGCGGAAAACCCTCACAACTGGGAAAAACGTAAGTATTTTGTCGCACATTTAATTAAAACGCACGATCCCGATGTGATTGGCTTACAGGAAGCTGAAATATTTCAAGTAGAAGATTTAGTTGAAATGCTGGATGATTATTCCTGGACGGGGGTTGGCCGCAACGACGGCAAAGATAAAGGCGAAGCAAATGCAATTCTGTTCCGCACTGAACGCTTTTCGCTACAGTCGCAGCAAACACTCTGGTTATCGCAAACGCCGTTGAAGCCTTCGCTCGGCTGGGATGCAGCTTATCGCCGTACACTGACCATTGCGAAATTACTCGATGCGCAATCCAAACAGCTTTTCTATGCACTCAATACGCATTTAGATAATGAAGGTGAAACCGCACGACAGGAAGGGGCACAATTACTCCTGGCTGAAATCGCAAAAATTGACGCAGCATCGCCCTTGGTGGTAACTGGTGATTTTAATGTTATCGCCACCTCCACAACCTACGGCATCATTACCCAAACACTCGCCGACGCCGAGAAAATATCCATCACACCTGCTGTAGGCGGCACCAATACCTACAACGGCTTTGGCGAAAACAAAGAGCCAAACAATAAAATTGATTTTATTTTTGTGAAAAAATCAATGAAGGTGAAAAGCCATCAAATAGACACCACCATCTACAACAATATCTACCCCTCGGATCACTATCCAATCATCGTAACGGTGGATACAGCAGCCACACCCGTAGATTCTTTATTGATTGCCGAGTAG
- a CDS encoding LysR family transcriptional regulator — MNIRHLTFRLLQVYVAVVRSGSISQAAQQLHLTQPTVSLQVKRLSEAVGEPLLELREGSYKPTFVGTELYHAALDALTRFEDFDGFLTDAARGNKGHFSIGVVTTAQYVLPRLLSPYAQQYPAVDVTFNIGNRGSVLQRFENQLDDLYLFSHPPTGDHVISRRFLRNPLVLIAPIHHWAAQRDEVDCVELVDERFLMREPGSATRMVFENFLREQNLQLHNTMQIESNEVIRMSVENGLGLAVLSEHTLAQSQARVAQIKVRNFPLNSHWYLVQHGDRRLPVTAHNFIEFMNAHLTEWVEEKYIRNELAVLLGNQ; from the coding sequence ATGAATATTCGACATCTCACTTTTCGCCTGTTGCAGGTCTATGTCGCTGTGGTGCGCAGCGGTTCCATCTCGCAAGCTGCCCAGCAATTGCATCTCACCCAACCCACGGTTTCCCTGCAGGTCAAGCGCCTGAGCGAAGCGGTGGGGGAGCCTTTGCTGGAGCTGCGCGAGGGTAGCTATAAGCCGACATTTGTCGGTACCGAGCTGTATCACGCCGCTTTGGACGCACTTACCCGCTTTGAGGACTTTGATGGTTTCCTGACCGATGCCGCGCGTGGTAATAAGGGCCATTTCAGCATTGGTGTGGTAACAACGGCACAGTATGTGTTGCCGCGGCTGCTCAGCCCCTATGCGCAACAATATCCGGCGGTGGATGTGACTTTTAATATCGGCAACCGTGGCAGTGTGTTGCAGCGGTTTGAAAATCAGTTGGATGATTTGTATCTGTTTAGTCATCCACCCACAGGCGACCATGTAATTAGCCGTCGGTTTTTGCGTAACCCGTTGGTGTTAATTGCACCCATCCATCATTGGGCGGCGCAGCGGGATGAAGTGGATTGCGTGGAGTTGGTTGATGAGCGTTTTTTAATGCGCGAGCCTGGCAGTGCGACGCGGATGGTTTTTGAAAATTTTCTGCGCGAACAGAATTTGCAATTGCACAACACCATGCAAATTGAAAGCAATGAAGTGATTCGGATGAGTGTGGAAAATGGCTTGGGTTTGGCCGTGTTATCCGAGCATACATTGGCACAATCCCAAGCGCGTGTAGCGCAAATTAAGGTGCGCAATTTTCCGTTGAACAGTCATTGGTATTTGGTGCAGCATGGCGATCGCCGCTTGCCTGTTACCGCGCATAATTTCATTGAATTTATGAATGCCCATTTAACTGAATGGGTGGAAGAAAAATATATCCGCAACGAATTGGCGGTGCTACTCGGCAATCAATAA
- a CDS encoding sodium-dependent bicarbonate transport family permease → MPDIVIMFFLLGALAGVAKSDLQVPKAAYDTLSILLMLTLGLKGGLALHGQVSWQLLPEVVVVILIGIAIPLAVYPIVRKLAGLNAADSASLAAHYGSASAGTFAVALAFAEANNLPIAPQTTLYLVLLELPAIVVAIMIYRKVTGSTAKASAIWHEALTSRGVVLLAGGLLIGYWYGPEGSAAISPLFLGAFKALLALFLLEMGLCVSKHLNPFPIKHWRLIGFALVAPVILATIGISLGVLLGLPAGSSLILGSLVASASYIAAPAAIRGAIPEADVGLSIFASLGVTFPLNVLVGIPVYYQMMEVISHL, encoded by the coding sequence ATGCCCGATATCGTTATTATGTTCTTCTTGCTCGGCGCCCTTGCCGGAGTTGCCAAGTCTGACCTTCAAGTGCCCAAAGCGGCCTATGACACACTCAGTATTTTGTTAATGCTGACTCTGGGACTGAAAGGAGGTTTAGCCCTACACGGACAAGTGAGCTGGCAGCTACTACCCGAAGTGGTTGTGGTTATTCTGATTGGCATCGCCATTCCTTTGGCTGTCTATCCAATTGTTCGCAAACTTGCAGGCCTTAACGCCGCCGACAGCGCCAGCCTAGCAGCACACTATGGCTCGGCCAGTGCCGGCACCTTTGCCGTCGCGCTGGCTTTTGCGGAAGCCAACAACCTGCCGATAGCACCACAAACCACTCTCTACCTGGTTTTACTGGAACTACCGGCAATTGTGGTGGCGATTATGATTTATCGCAAAGTCACTGGCAGCACAGCCAAAGCCAGCGCCATCTGGCACGAAGCCCTAACCAGTCGCGGGGTGGTTCTGCTGGCTGGCGGTTTGCTGATTGGCTACTGGTACGGGCCCGAAGGCAGTGCAGCGATCAGCCCTTTATTCCTCGGTGCGTTTAAAGCGCTGCTCGCCCTCTTTTTATTGGAAATGGGACTGTGTGTGTCCAAACACCTCAACCCATTCCCGATAAAACATTGGCGCTTGATTGGCTTTGCGTTAGTCGCGCCAGTCATCCTGGCGACCATAGGCATTAGCCTTGGTGTATTGCTCGGCTTACCCGCCGGTAGCAGCTTGATTCTCGGCAGTCTGGTTGCAAGTGCGTCCTATATCGCCGCACCAGCAGCCATTCGCGGGGCAATCCCCGAGGCCGATGTAGGCCTCTCCATTTTCGCCTCACTGGGCGTGACCTTTCCGTTGAATGTGTTAGTGGGAATTCCCGTTTATTACCAGATGATGGAAGTGATAAGCCATCTGTAA
- the purE gene encoding 5-(carboxyamino)imidazole ribonucleotide mutase → MARKVAVIMGSKSDWATMQAAVEILEQMGVEYHTEVVSAHRTPQKLTEFAENAVEQGYAVIIAGAGGAAHLPGMVAAHTRLPVLGVPVQSKALSGVDSLYSIVQMPKGVAVGTLAIGVAGAFNAGLLACQILAVTDPALAIKIEQFRHDQTQAVLDNPDPRDQ, encoded by the coding sequence ATGGCAAGAAAAGTTGCGGTGATTATGGGCTCCAAGAGCGATTGGGCCACTATGCAGGCGGCAGTAGAAATACTGGAGCAGATGGGTGTCGAGTACCACACTGAGGTAGTGTCGGCGCATCGCACCCCGCAAAAGCTAACGGAGTTTGCTGAAAACGCAGTGGAGCAGGGTTATGCGGTGATCATCGCCGGCGCCGGTGGTGCAGCGCATTTGCCGGGCATGGTGGCAGCACACACCCGCTTGCCAGTCCTGGGCGTTCCCGTGCAAAGCAAAGCCCTGAGCGGTGTAGATAGCCTCTATTCCATCGTACAGATGCCCAAAGGCGTAGCGGTGGGCACACTGGCGATTGGGGTTGCTGGCGCATTTAACGCTGGCCTGCTGGCCTGCCAGATCCTGGCAGTGACTGACCCTGCGCTGGCCATCAAAATCGAGCAATTCCGCCATGACCAGACACAGGCCGTTTTGGATAATCCCGATCCAAGAGATCAATAA
- the purK gene encoding 5-(carboxyamino)imidazole ribonucleotide synthase, which yields MSQRIWVLGAGQLGAMLKHAGMPLALDVCPVDINESSAPALAVDDLVTAEREQWPATLVTHALAQHPRFINQNVFGRLADRKTQKELIDSLGIATAPWRNVANDITANELRDQLGERVLLKRRTGGYDGRGQHWLRTDDDEVPGDWQGEAIAEQAINFDEEVSLVGVRNAAGECVFYPLTLNLHLSGILYASVAPLARLQPLQAQAEQMLGNILNALDYVGVMAMETFRVGDQLLINELAPRVHNSGHWTQAGASISQFEYHLRAIADMAIPAPQVIGQNVMINLIGIDYNPQWRNLPCARTYWYGKEVRPGRKVGHINIVSNNITEVRETLVLLGDLLPEHYYRDAIDWSLSALESL from the coding sequence ATGAGTCAACGAATTTGGGTTTTAGGTGCAGGTCAGTTGGGCGCAATGCTCAAGCATGCCGGCATGCCATTGGCGCTGGACGTGTGCCCTGTCGATATTAATGAAAGCAGTGCGCCTGCACTGGCCGTTGATGATCTGGTGACCGCCGAGCGTGAGCAGTGGCCGGCAACCCTGGTGACCCATGCACTTGCCCAACATCCGCGTTTTATCAATCAAAACGTGTTTGGCCGCCTGGCAGATCGTAAAACCCAAAAAGAACTGATCGACTCACTCGGCATAGCCACAGCACCATGGCGCAATGTTGCCAATGACATCACTGCGAATGAATTGCGCGATCAACTTGGCGAGCGCGTACTGCTGAAGCGTCGCACCGGCGGTTACGATGGCCGTGGCCAACATTGGTTGCGTACTGATGACGATGAAGTGCCCGGTGATTGGCAAGGTGAAGCAATCGCCGAACAGGCGATCAACTTTGATGAAGAAGTTTCTCTGGTGGGTGTGCGCAATGCAGCGGGCGAATGCGTGTTTTATCCACTCACCTTGAATTTACATTTGAGCGGCATACTCTACGCCTCGGTTGCGCCACTCGCCCGCCTGCAACCGCTGCAAGCGCAAGCCGAGCAGATGCTCGGTAACATTTTGAATGCGCTGGACTACGTTGGCGTGATGGCCATGGAAACCTTCCGTGTTGGCGATCAATTGCTGATTAATGAATTGGCACCACGCGTACACAACTCGGGCCACTGGACACAAGCAGGCGCCAGCATCAGCCAGTTCGAATATCACCTGCGCGCCATTGCCGATATGGCCATCCCTGCACCACAGGTGATAGGTCAAAATGTGATGATCAATTTGATCGGTATCGACTACAACCCACAATGGCGCAACCTGCCCTGTGCACGCACTTATTGGTACGGTAAAGAGGTTCGCCCTGGTCGCAAAGTGGGCCATATCAATATTGTCAGCAATAACATTACCGAGGTACGCGAAACCCTGGTTTTGCTCGGCGACCTGCTGCCCGAACACTACTACCGCGATGCTATCGACTGGAGCCTGAGTGCACTGGAATCGCTCTAA
- a CDS encoding phosphate ABC transporter substrate-binding/OmpA family protein, whose translation MSPKPHKNIHYNVALVDKLWNLKRLCEVHLKMHIPLNMVLKDEDYRHELLEKALSANDAELTALVWEVRQLEDSITSATHKGEQFKVAKKVKKGIRLSGLAMISCALLLILSGYLLRSFLPLNAGEVFVIQAISDTHIKPANALAHTAAANNGVLTRATTPLFRVHGSNTVGEKLAPRLVESYLMARGGANIKTEQGNSPVEKAVSAEINGRIEFVQIHAHGSSTAFTDLSDAKAELGMSSRRIKEQERELLMSKQGDMTEPGAEHIIGLDGLAIIVNNTNSVGSLSIPQLVKIFSGETTNWSELGGADRPITLYARDENSGTWDSFKSMVLDPAKASMSLAAKRFESSTELSDAIAKDEGAIGFIGLPYVRRAKLLAISATKTAKAIVPTHFTVSTEDYPLARRLYFYLPQKNTNAEAEEFVRFSATERGQSIVEDIGLVSQNIKTGQPYSNSFYPEEMRQLTNRSQRLSINFRFKDGSDELDTKAITDLERLVKYMETNAPKRVQLFGFTDDEGSNSDDRELSLRRAKVVEQALIARGIYPLVARGMGDEAPLASSKSEEGRRMNRRVEVWIL comes from the coding sequence ATGTCCCCCAAACCCCATAAGAATATTCACTATAACGTCGCCCTGGTTGATAAATTATGGAATTTGAAGCGTTTGTGCGAGGTGCATTTAAAAATGCATATTCCGCTCAACATGGTATTAAAGGATGAAGACTATCGCCACGAATTGCTCGAAAAAGCGCTGAGTGCCAATGACGCTGAGTTAACTGCATTGGTATGGGAAGTGCGTCAACTTGAAGATTCAATCACCTCGGCAACCCACAAGGGTGAACAATTCAAAGTCGCTAAAAAAGTAAAAAAAGGTATTCGACTTTCTGGCCTTGCCATGATCTCTTGTGCGCTATTGTTGATCTTAAGCGGTTATTTACTGCGCTCATTTTTACCGCTGAATGCCGGCGAAGTATTTGTCATCCAGGCAATTAGCGATACGCATATCAAACCGGCGAATGCCCTTGCGCATACTGCAGCGGCGAATAATGGTGTACTGACCCGTGCGACAACTCCGCTGTTTCGTGTGCATGGCTCCAATACCGTTGGCGAGAAGTTGGCACCGCGATTGGTTGAATCCTATTTAATGGCGCGTGGCGGCGCGAATATTAAAACCGAGCAGGGTAACAGCCCGGTTGAAAAAGCAGTCAGTGCAGAAATCAATGGGCGTATCGAGTTTGTACAAATCCATGCCCACGGTTCCAGTACGGCATTTACAGATTTATCAGATGCCAAGGCCGAGTTGGGCATGTCATCACGACGGATCAAAGAGCAAGAACGCGAATTGTTAATGAGTAAGCAGGGCGACATGACGGAGCCCGGTGCTGAACATATTATCGGTTTGGATGGGCTTGCGATTATTGTTAACAATACCAACTCGGTCGGTAGTTTATCCATTCCGCAGTTGGTGAAAATATTTTCCGGTGAAACGACTAACTGGTCTGAATTGGGTGGTGCTGATCGTCCCATCACCCTCTATGCACGGGATGAAAATTCCGGTACCTGGGATTCCTTTAAAAGTATGGTGTTGGACCCTGCAAAAGCCAGCATGTCTCTGGCGGCCAAGCGGTTTGAATCCAGCACAGAGTTGTCGGATGCCATTGCAAAGGATGAGGGGGCTATAGGTTTTATTGGGTTGCCTTATGTGCGTCGCGCAAAATTATTGGCTATTTCAGCGACTAAAACTGCCAAGGCGATAGTACCCACGCATTTCACCGTCAGTACAGAAGATTATCCACTGGCGCGTCGCTTGTATTTTTATTTGCCGCAAAAAAATACCAATGCCGAAGCGGAGGAGTTTGTGCGCTTCAGTGCGACCGAGCGCGGTCAGAGCATTGTGGAAGACATAGGGTTGGTCTCACAAAATATTAAAACCGGTCAGCCTTACAGCAATAGTTTTTACCCTGAAGAAATGCGCCAGTTAACAAATCGTTCACAGCGTTTGTCGATTAACTTTCGTTTTAAAGATGGTAGTGATGAGTTGGATACCAAGGCGATTACCGATTTGGAGCGCTTGGTGAAATATATGGAAACCAATGCACCAAAACGGGTGCAGTTGTTTGGATTTACCGATGACGAAGGGAGTAATTCAGATGATCGTGAATTGTCCTTGCGCCGGGCCAAGGTTGTTGAACAAGCGTTAATTGCACGCGGTATCTATCCGTTAGTGGCGCGTGGCATGGGTGATGAAGCACCTTTGGCGAGCAGTAAGTCGGAAGAGGGGCGCCGCATGAATCGCCGTGTAGAGGTGTGGATTTTATAG